A portion of the Micromonospora tarapacensis genome contains these proteins:
- the nusA gene encoding transcription termination factor NusA: MNIDLAALRALEREREIPFDTILAAIETALLTAYRHTEGAEPHARVEIDRKTGAALVYAQELSPESAVVREWDDTPHDFGRIAAMTAKQVILQRLREATDEVHFGEYVGRDGDLVTGVVQAHEARSEKGIVTVDLGKLEGVLPQSEQVPGERYTHGERIRCVMVHVAKGMRGPQITLSRTHPNLVKKLFALEVPEIADGTVEIGAIAREAGHRTKIAVRSTTPGVNAKGACIGPMGQRVRAVMSELHGEKIDIIDWSDDPATFVGNALSPAKALRVEVVDLANRAARVTVPDFQLSLAIGREGQNARLAARLTGWRIDIRSDAEQPGPTGRAAADPVREPGGAVSGS, from the coding sequence GTGAACATCGACCTCGCGGCGCTGCGCGCACTGGAGCGCGAGCGGGAGATCCCGTTCGACACGATCCTCGCGGCGATCGAGACCGCGCTGCTGACCGCGTACCGGCACACCGAGGGTGCCGAGCCGCACGCCCGGGTGGAGATCGACCGTAAGACCGGCGCGGCCCTGGTCTACGCCCAGGAGTTGAGTCCGGAGAGCGCCGTGGTGCGGGAGTGGGACGACACTCCGCACGACTTCGGCCGGATCGCCGCCATGACCGCCAAGCAGGTGATCCTCCAGCGCCTGCGGGAGGCCACCGACGAGGTGCACTTCGGCGAGTACGTCGGCCGCGACGGTGACCTGGTCACCGGGGTGGTGCAGGCGCACGAGGCGCGGTCCGAAAAGGGTATCGTCACCGTCGATCTGGGCAAGCTGGAGGGCGTGCTGCCGCAGTCGGAGCAGGTGCCCGGCGAGCGGTACACCCACGGTGAGCGGATCCGCTGCGTGATGGTGCACGTGGCCAAGGGAATGCGTGGACCGCAGATCACGTTGTCGCGGACGCACCCGAATCTGGTGAAGAAGCTCTTCGCCCTGGAGGTGCCGGAGATCGCGGACGGCACGGTCGAGATCGGTGCGATCGCGCGTGAGGCCGGTCACCGTACGAAGATCGCCGTGCGGTCCACCACGCCGGGGGTCAACGCCAAGGGTGCCTGCATCGGCCCGATGGGTCAGCGGGTCCGGGCGGTGATGAGCGAACTGCACGGTGAGAAGATCGACATCATCGACTGGTCGGATGATCCGGCCACCTTCGTCGGCAACGCCCTCTCCCCGGCCAAGGCGCTGCGGGTGGAGGTGGTCGACCTGGCCAACCGGGCCGCCCGGGTGACCGTTCCCGACTTCCAGCTTTCGCTGGCGATCGGGCGGGAGGGGCAGAATGCCCGACTTGCTGCCCGGTTGACCGGTTGGCGGATCGACATCCGTTCCGACGCCGAGCAGCCGGGTCCGACCGGGCGGGCCGCAGCCGATCCCGTCCGGGAACCGGGCGGAGCGGTGTCGGGCAGCTAG
- a CDS encoding ferritin-like domain-containing protein translates to MSELNTPTAPAEALAGALTAEYAAIWAYGPIGVRLSGAERKAAAEAEAAHRSRRDALVVHLSAAGGGVPPDRPGYALPFPVTDRASALRLAVQVEERTAAFWRAALPASTGADRDRALAALVEYAVRATRWRRSAGTTPITVPFPGRPG, encoded by the coding sequence ATGAGTGAGCTGAACACGCCGACGGCACCCGCCGAGGCGCTCGCCGGGGCGCTGACCGCCGAGTACGCCGCGATCTGGGCCTACGGTCCCATCGGGGTACGCCTGTCCGGAGCCGAACGCAAGGCCGCGGCCGAGGCGGAGGCCGCTCATCGAAGCCGACGGGACGCCCTGGTGGTGCACCTGAGCGCCGCCGGCGGCGGCGTCCCGCCGGACCGGCCCGGCTATGCCCTGCCCTTCCCGGTCACCGACCGGGCCAGCGCGCTGCGGCTCGCGGTGCAGGTGGAGGAGCGCACCGCCGCGTTCTGGCGGGCGGCGCTGCCGGCGAGCACCGGCGCCGACCGGGACCGGGCGCTGGCCGCCCTGGTGGAGTACGCGGTGCGGGCGACCCGGTGGCGGCGCAGTGCCGGGACGACCCCGATCACCGTGCCGTTCCCGGGTCGCCCCGGCTGA
- a CDS encoding YlxR family protein: MARRARPERTCVGCRRRAPAGELLRIVAIGDEADFSLQPDPARSLPGRGANMHPDPACFAQAVRRRAFGRALRVAGVPDDGALAEYLTRQPPRPVTRPGEGR, encoded by the coding sequence GTGGCACGACGCGCGCGGCCGGAGCGCACCTGTGTGGGTTGCCGACGGCGCGCGCCGGCCGGTGAACTGCTGCGGATCGTCGCGATCGGTGACGAGGCTGACTTCAGCCTCCAACCCGATCCGGCCCGCAGTCTGCCGGGTCGGGGAGCGAACATGCACCCGGATCCGGCTTGCTTCGCGCAGGCGGTGCGGCGCCGTGCCTTCGGGCGTGCGCTGCGGGTCGCCGGGGTCCCGGATGACGGGGCCCTCGCGGAGTACCTGACGCGTCAACCACCACGTCCGGTCACCCGACCGGGCGAGGGTCGCTAG